One window from the genome of Candidatus Nanopelagicales bacterium encodes:
- a CDS encoding cob(I)yrinic acid a,c-diamide adenosyltransferase → MVNLTRIYTRTGDDGTTSLGDMSRTGKNDPRLKAYADVDEANCAIGVVLAMKALGDDVTALLVRVQNDLFDVGADLCTPVVDNPPHEPLRVTQGYIDYLERACDDYNAKLDPLRSFVLPGGTPAAAQLHVARTVVRRAERTTWAALDTYHGGMNPLTATYLNRLSDLLFILSRLANKDAGGDVLWVPGANR, encoded by the coding sequence ATGGTGAATTTGACGCGTATCTATACCCGTACCGGCGACGATGGCACCACTTCCCTGGGCGACATGAGCCGTACGGGCAAGAATGACCCGCGCCTGAAGGCTTACGCAGACGTCGATGAAGCGAACTGCGCCATCGGTGTAGTGCTGGCCATGAAGGCGCTCGGTGACGATGTCACCGCCCTGCTCGTACGCGTGCAAAATGATCTCTTCGATGTCGGCGCAGATTTGTGTACTCCAGTTGTCGACAATCCCCCACATGAACCACTTCGAGTCACCCAGGGCTACATCGATTATCTTGAGCGCGCCTGCGATGACTACAACGCAAAACTTGATCCTCTGCGCTCATTCGTGTTGCCTGGGGGAACGCCAGCGGCTGCACAACTACATGTGGCTCGCACCGTTGTGCGCCGCGCAGAGCGCACAACTTGGGCAGCCCTTGACACCTACCACGGCGGCATGAATCCACTCACTGCTACGTACTTGAATCGCCTCAGCGACCTTCTCTTTATTCTGTCTCGTTTGGCCAATAAGGATGCCGGTGGCGACGTGCTGTGGGTTCCTGGCGCTAATCGATAG
- a CDS encoding F0F1 ATP synthase subunit epsilon → MAELNVSVVSAERALWSGEATSLVAKTPEGEIGILAGHEPVLALLVEGPLRIERSDGSKLLVAVHGGFFSVANNSVQIIAELAELAEDIDLERAKIALANAQSSSTDVDEAAIRRAETRISVAGLVSAAR, encoded by the coding sequence ATGGCAGAACTCAATGTCAGTGTCGTCTCAGCTGAGCGTGCTCTATGGAGTGGCGAAGCAACGTCGCTCGTAGCAAAGACACCAGAAGGCGAAATCGGCATTCTGGCTGGCCACGAACCAGTGTTGGCCTTGCTTGTCGAAGGTCCTTTGCGCATTGAACGCAGTGATGGTTCAAAGCTTTTGGTCGCCGTCCATGGTGGATTCTTCTCAGTGGCAAATAATTCAGTGCAGATCATTGCCGAACTTGCCGAACTTGCCGAAGACATCGACCTTGAGCGAGCAAAGATCGCGCTCGCCAATGCACAGTCATCATCAACAGACGTAGATGAAGCAGCGATTCGTCGTGCAGAAACTCGGATCTCGGTAGCTGGTCTTGTGAGTGCTGCGCGCTAG
- the atpD gene encoding F0F1 ATP synthase subunit beta gives MTTQTTAGVGRVARVTGPVVDVEFPVEAMPALYNALNVTVSFDQGEEGGANNRVLTLEVAQHIGDNMVRAISMQATDGVVRGSEVIDTGNPIMVPVGDVTKGHVWNTLGVPLDVPAASLDIKERWSIHRQAPAFDQLESKTEVFWTGIKVIDLLTPYVKGGKIGLFGGAGVGKTVLIQEMIYRVAENFSGVSVFAGVGERTREGNDLFLEMSESGVLEKTALVFGQMDEPPGTRLRVALTALTMAEYFRDVQKQDVLLFIDNIFRFTQAGSEVSTLLGRMPSAVGYQPTLADEMGQLQERITSTRGHSITSLQAIYVPADDLTDPAPATTFAHLDATTTLSRPISELGIYPAVDPLDSTSRILDPRYVGAEHYAVAARVKEILQKYKDLQDIIAILGIDELSEEDKIIVGRARRIQRFLSQNMFVAEAFTGQPGSFVPVEETISSFKALTEGVYDHLPEQAFFMAGGIEDVEKAAAELAKK, from the coding sequence ATGACTACTCAGACCACCGCTGGAGTGGGACGCGTTGCACGCGTTACCGGACCGGTTGTCGACGTTGAGTTCCCAGTCGAGGCCATGCCCGCGCTGTACAACGCTCTCAATGTCACTGTGTCCTTTGACCAGGGCGAAGAGGGCGGCGCGAACAATCGCGTGTTGACCCTTGAGGTAGCCCAGCACATCGGCGACAACATGGTGCGAGCAATCTCGATGCAGGCAACTGATGGTGTGGTTCGCGGCTCCGAGGTCATCGACACTGGCAACCCAATCATGGTTCCAGTTGGCGACGTCACCAAGGGTCACGTATGGAACACCCTGGGTGTGCCACTTGACGTTCCAGCTGCAAGCTTGGATATCAAGGAGCGTTGGAGTATCCATCGTCAGGCACCTGCCTTCGATCAGCTCGAATCAAAGACCGAAGTTTTCTGGACCGGCATCAAGGTCATCGACCTGCTCACTCCGTACGTTAAGGGTGGAAAGATCGGTCTGTTCGGCGGCGCAGGTGTAGGCAAGACCGTTCTTATCCAGGAAATGATTTACCGCGTAGCGGAAAACTTCTCCGGTGTATCGGTGTTCGCAGGTGTCGGCGAACGTACCCGTGAAGGCAACGACCTTTTCTTGGAAATGAGTGAGTCAGGCGTTCTCGAGAAGACTGCACTCGTCTTCGGTCAGATGGATGAGCCACCTGGCACGCGTCTTCGTGTTGCGTTGACCGCACTCACCATGGCTGAATACTTCCGCGATGTTCAAAAGCAGGACGTGTTGTTGTTCATCGACAACATCTTCCGCTTCACTCAAGCAGGTTCGGAAGTGTCAACGCTGCTCGGCCGTATGCCTTCAGCAGTGGGTTACCAGCCAACACTCGCTGACGAAATGGGTCAGCTCCAAGAGCGCATTACTTCAACACGTGGTCACTCGATTACGTCCCTTCAGGCAATTTATGTTCCTGCAGACGACTTGACCGACCCAGCTCCAGCAACCACATTCGCCCACTTGGACGCAACGACAACGTTGAGCCGTCCAATTTCCGAACTTGGTATTTACCCAGCTGTGGATCCGCTTGACTCAACGTCACGTATTTTGGATCCTCGTTATGTTGGTGCGGAGCACTACGCAGTGGCTGCACGTGTGAAGGAAATTCTGCAGAAGTACAAGGATCTTCAAGACATCATTGCGATCCTTGGTATCGATGAACTTTCTGAAGAAGACAAGATCATTGTTGGTCGCGCTCGTCGCATTCAGCGCTTCCTTTCACAGAACATGTTCGTGGCAGAAGCCTTCACTGGCCAGCCAGGTTCATTCGTCCCAGTTGAAGAGACCATCTCTTCGTTCAAGGCTCTTACTGAAGGTGTGTATGACCACCTCCCAGAACAGGCCTTCTTCATGGCTGGTGGCATCGAAGATGTTGAGAAGGCAGCAGCTGAGTTGGCAAAGAAGTAA
- a CDS encoding F0F1 ATP synthase subunit gamma — MGAQQRIYRRRIRSVQATKKITKAMELIASSRIVKAQQRLDASLPYLQHLMSAINAAATGAADIASHPLMANPTDRSKAAVLVITADRGMAGAYSANTLRDAEALYANLRESDVTAVPYVVGRKGVAYYRFRERAMGGEYTGFTDQPTYADAKAIAADLLNAFNTPVEEGGVDEIHIVYTHFVNMGTQEVRIRRVLPLEVVDEIVTVESSSEAVPLYEFEPDVESVLDALLPRYIEHSVYSALLMSAASEHAARRRAMKSATDNAEELIRTLTRQANQARQAEITQEISEIVGGADALAAS; from the coding sequence ATGGGTGCCCAACAGAGGATCTACCGGCGGCGCATTCGCTCCGTGCAGGCGACCAAGAAGATTACGAAAGCTATGGAGTTGATTGCTTCATCGCGCATCGTGAAGGCGCAACAGCGTCTTGACGCTTCTTTGCCGTACCTGCAACACCTCATGTCAGCGATCAATGCCGCAGCTACTGGCGCAGCTGATATTGCTTCGCATCCACTGATGGCTAATCCAACCGATCGTTCTAAAGCAGCAGTGCTCGTGATAACTGCTGATCGCGGTATGGCTGGTGCGTACTCAGCAAACACCTTGCGGGACGCCGAAGCGCTCTATGCAAATTTGCGCGAAAGTGACGTCACGGCTGTTCCTTACGTGGTCGGTCGCAAGGGTGTGGCGTACTACCGCTTCCGAGAGCGAGCGATGGGTGGGGAGTACACCGGTTTCACGGATCAGCCGACTTACGCAGATGCCAAGGCGATTGCCGCTGATTTACTGAACGCCTTCAATACTCCTGTTGAGGAGGGTGGTGTCGATGAAATTCATATTGTCTACACCCACTTCGTCAACATGGGAACTCAGGAAGTACGCATTCGTCGCGTTCTTCCACTCGAAGTGGTTGATGAAATAGTTACGGTGGAGTCTTCAAGTGAGGCTGTGCCGCTGTACGAATTCGAACCGGATGTCGAAAGCGTTCTTGACGCTCTTTTGCCTCGCTACATTGAGCACTCGGTGTATTCCGCGCTGCTCATGTCGGCAGCATCTGAGCACGCTGCTCGCCGTCGCGCAATGAAGTCTGCAACAGATAATGCTGAAGAACTCATTCGCACACTTACCCGTCAAGCAAACCAGGCCCGTCAGGCCGAGATTACCCAAGAAATCAGCGAGATCGTCGGCGGCGCAGACGCGCTCGCTGCGAGCTAG
- the atpA gene encoding F0F1 ATP synthase subunit alpha — protein sequence MTIRPEEIRDAIERNVAAYSPETAREEVGRVIETGDGIARVEGLHSAMTNELLEFEGGLLGLALNLDIREIGVVLLGDGSKVEEGQTVRRTGEVLSVPVGDAYLGRVVDPLGQPIDGLGEIVAEGRRPLEVQAPSVVERQPVKEPLLTGIKAIDAMTAIGRGQRQLIIGDRQTGKTAVCLDTILNQRENWLTGDPKKQVRCIYVAIGQKGSTIASVKGALEEYGALEYTTIVASPASDPAGFKYLAPYTGSAIGQHWMYQGKNVLIVFDDLSKQAEAYRAVSLLLRRPPGREAYPGDVFYLHSRLLERCAKLSDELGAGSMTGLPIIETKANDVSAYIPTNVISITDGQCFLESDLFNSGVRPAINVGISVSRVGGSAQPKAMKKVAGRLRLDLAQFRELEAFASFGSDLDAASKAQLARGSRLVELLKQPQYDPQSMEREVVSVWAGTTGRLDDVPVEDIRRFDAEFLDYVERAKPAIFDAIRTTTDLSDDTVAVLETTIEEFKKQFTTTAGHLLVNDEPVAPVADSAIDHAQVTRTVKG from the coding sequence CTGACGATCCGGCCGGAAGAAATCCGGGATGCGATCGAGCGGAACGTCGCGGCGTACTCGCCCGAAACCGCCCGTGAAGAAGTTGGTCGTGTCATCGAGACTGGTGACGGCATCGCTCGAGTTGAAGGTTTGCACTCAGCAATGACCAACGAGTTGTTGGAATTCGAAGGTGGGCTTCTTGGCCTAGCTTTGAACCTGGACATCCGCGAAATCGGCGTGGTGTTGCTTGGCGATGGTTCAAAGGTCGAGGAAGGCCAGACTGTGCGCCGCACGGGCGAAGTGCTTTCCGTGCCAGTTGGCGATGCTTACCTTGGTCGCGTTGTTGATCCGCTCGGTCAGCCAATCGATGGACTTGGCGAAATCGTTGCCGAAGGCCGCCGTCCACTTGAAGTCCAGGCTCCATCAGTTGTGGAACGCCAGCCAGTGAAGGAACCACTACTCACCGGCATCAAGGCAATCGACGCAATGACCGCAATTGGGCGTGGCCAGCGCCAGCTCATCATTGGTGACCGCCAGACCGGTAAGACGGCCGTGTGCTTGGACACCATCTTGAACCAGCGCGAAAACTGGTTGACCGGTGATCCAAAGAAGCAGGTTCGTTGCATCTACGTTGCAATCGGCCAAAAGGGTTCAACCATCGCTTCGGTCAAGGGAGCGCTCGAAGAATACGGCGCATTGGAATACACCACGATCGTGGCGTCTCCAGCCTCTGACCCAGCAGGCTTCAAGTACTTGGCTCCATACACTGGCTCAGCCATTGGGCAGCACTGGATGTACCAAGGTAAGAACGTCCTTATCGTGTTTGACGATCTTTCAAAGCAAGCTGAGGCCTACCGCGCTGTTTCCTTGCTCCTTCGTCGTCCACCAGGCCGCGAGGCGTACCCAGGCGACGTCTTCTACTTACACTCACGTCTCCTTGAGCGTTGTGCCAAGCTCAGCGATGAGCTCGGTGCAGGTTCGATGACTGGACTACCAATCATCGAAACCAAGGCTAACGATGTGTCGGCATACATTCCGACCAACGTTATTTCGATCACCGACGGTCAGTGCTTCTTGGAATCTGACCTCTTCAACTCTGGCGTTCGACCAGCAATCAACGTGGGTATTTCGGTTTCCCGCGTTGGTGGCTCAGCTCAGCCAAAGGCAATGAAGAAGGTTGCTGGACGTTTGCGTCTTGACCTTGCTCAGTTCCGTGAGCTCGAAGCTTTCGCATCCTTTGGTTCAGATCTTGACGCTGCATCAAAGGCTCAACTTGCACGTGGTTCCCGCCTCGTTGAACTGTTGAAGCAGCCTCAGTACGACCCACAATCAATGGAACGCGAAGTTGTTTCTGTGTGGGCTGGTACTACTGGTCGTCTTGATGATGTCCCTGTTGAAGATATCCGTCGTTTCGATGCTGAGTTCCTTGACTATGTCGAGCGCGCAAAGCCAGCAATTTTTGACGCGATTCGCACCACCACGGATCTATCAGATGACACCGTTGCAGTTCTTGAAACTACGATTGAGGAATTCAAGAAGCAGTTCACTACCACTGCAGGGCATTTGCTCGTGAACGATGAACCAGTTGCTCCTGTCGCTGATTCAGCAATCGATCACGCACAGGTCACTCGGACTGTTAAGGGCTAA
- a CDS encoding F0F1 ATP synthase subunit delta → MYASSRHSLAQLTSELESRRSSVGFELVADELYSACDLLGREKSLRQALSDSGRSAQNRGEIVQTIFGSKLSAPTVEILASVARSRWSSTEDLVEAVRTLANQTAFMVAANNGTLGTTEDEIFRIGRAISGSADLQSVLTNPAISGNTKAGIVSDLLAGKSTATTQTVVGFTLSHLDGRRIDQAIDELVALAAAQASRVVASVRVARPLDEQLTDRMVRALNDLTGQQVQLNVVVDPSVLGGALVTINGEVIDGTIASRLAEARRTVVGKV, encoded by the coding sequence ATGTATGCCAGCAGTCGCCATTCCCTAGCCCAGCTCACCAGCGAGCTTGAAAGCCGCCGTTCATCGGTTGGTTTCGAACTCGTCGCTGATGAGTTGTACTCGGCGTGTGACTTGTTGGGGCGCGAAAAGTCGTTGCGTCAGGCACTCAGCGATAGTGGCCGATCAGCCCAAAACCGAGGTGAAATTGTTCAGACAATTTTCGGTTCAAAGCTGAGCGCGCCAACGGTGGAGATTCTCGCCAGCGTCGCTCGCTCCCGCTGGTCATCAACTGAAGATCTAGTTGAAGCGGTACGTACGTTGGCTAATCAGACGGCTTTCATGGTTGCGGCGAACAACGGCACCTTGGGAACCACTGAGGATGAGATTTTCCGCATTGGTCGGGCAATTTCTGGTTCTGCAGATTTGCAGTCGGTGCTGACTAACCCGGCAATTTCTGGCAACACCAAGGCCGGCATCGTGTCCGATTTGCTTGCAGGCAAGTCAACTGCAACGACCCAAACAGTGGTCGGGTTTACCCTGAGTCACCTTGACGGGCGTCGAATCGATCAAGCAATTGATGAGCTCGTGGCACTCGCTGCTGCTCAAGCCTCACGTGTGGTGGCTTCGGTTCGTGTTGCTCGTCCACTTGATGAGCAGTTGACTGATCGCATGGTTCGAGCACTGAACGACCTCACTGGTCAGCAAGTACAGCTCAATGTGGTGGTTGATCCTTCAGTTCTAGGGGGAGCGCTCGTCACTATCAACGGTGAAGTTATTGATGGCACGATTGCCTCACGCCTCGCTGAAGCTCGCCGCACTGTGGTGGGCAAGGTTTAA
- a CDS encoding F0F1 ATP synthase subunit B: protein MIEMNVLAEAAAQEGSAILLPATYDLIWGGLSFLIIFVLFWKFVLPALKKVLDERADLIEGGIARAEDMQAEAQASLESYRAALAEAREEAAEIRTQAQADRRGIVEEARTEATAAAFAVTRAAEAAIERDRAQVIGQLTTQVGELAVQIASRVVGEALSDDARVRATVESFIADLESMAQKQGSN, encoded by the coding sequence ATGATTGAGATGAATGTGCTAGCTGAAGCCGCAGCGCAAGAAGGCAGTGCCATCTTGCTTCCGGCTACCTACGACCTCATCTGGGGTGGGTTGTCATTTCTCATCATCTTTGTCCTCTTCTGGAAGTTCGTTCTTCCTGCGCTGAAGAAGGTGCTCGACGAGCGCGCTGACCTCATTGAGGGTGGCATTGCTCGTGCAGAAGACATGCAGGCAGAGGCGCAAGCTTCGCTGGAATCCTATCGTGCAGCACTTGCTGAAGCCCGTGAAGAAGCAGCAGAGATCCGCACCCAAGCTCAGGCTGATCGCCGAGGCATTGTGGAAGAAGCCCGCACCGAGGCAACTGCAGCAGCTTTCGCAGTGACTCGTGCAGCTGAAGCCGCAATTGAGCGTGATCGTGCTCAGGTCATCGGTCAACTCACGACTCAGGTTGGCGAACTTGCAGTACAGATCGCTAGCCGTGTCGTCGGTGAAGCACTCAGCGATGATGCTCGTGTTCGGGCAACAGTTGAGTCCTTCATCGCTGACCTTGAGTCAATGGCTCAAAAGCAGGGCAGCAACTGA
- a CDS encoding ATP synthase F0 subunit C, which yields MNGNLNAIGYGLAAIGPGIGIGILVGKALEGMARQPEATSILRTNMFLGIAFTEALALIGLVAGFLFV from the coding sequence ATTAACGGCAACCTCAACGCCATCGGCTACGGCTTGGCTGCGATTGGCCCAGGCATCGGCATTGGTATCCTCGTGGGCAAGGCCCTCGAAGGCATGGCACGTCAGCCAGAAGCAACAAGCATCCTGCGTACCAACATGTTCTTGGGTATTGCATTCACAGAAGCACTTGCGCTTATTGGTCTGGTTGCAGGCTTCCTCTTCGTTTAA
- the atpB gene encoding F0F1 ATP synthase subunit A has protein sequence MLSTVVPLASSEGSGFHAPSVAEFFPGELLFVGTPFAMTRMNLIGLLMAGVLALFFVWAFAKPKLVPRGVQNVGELAIDVVYKNVIDEVMGEKGRKYAPYLISMFWLLFAFNITGIIPTLHIGVSSVIGIPLLFALIAWLVFNIQGIRALGFGHYLKANLFPPGIPWPIYFLVTPIELVSTFILRPLTLTIRLLANMMAGHLLLVLFFSATSALLVADGYLKIFALPAFAMGFAFTLFEILVAVLQAYIFTLLTAVYIDGATSEEH, from the coding sequence TTGTTATCAACGGTTGTGCCATTGGCCTCCTCTGAGGGCAGCGGTTTTCACGCACCCTCAGTAGCCGAGTTTTTCCCTGGCGAACTGCTGTTTGTCGGCACCCCGTTTGCCATGACGCGCATGAATCTCATCGGCTTGTTGATGGCTGGCGTTCTTGCACTGTTCTTCGTATGGGCTTTTGCAAAGCCAAAGTTGGTTCCCCGCGGTGTGCAAAACGTGGGTGAGCTCGCCATTGACGTGGTGTACAAAAACGTCATTGATGAAGTCATGGGTGAAAAGGGTCGCAAGTACGCGCCTTACCTCATATCGATGTTTTGGTTGCTCTTTGCGTTCAACATCACCGGAATCATCCCAACGCTGCACATTGGTGTCTCCAGCGTCATCGGCATTCCACTGCTGTTTGCGCTGATTGCCTGGTTGGTCTTCAACATCCAAGGCATTCGCGCGCTCGGCTTTGGTCATTACCTCAAGGCCAACCTCTTCCCACCAGGTATCCCGTGGCCTATTTACTTCCTCGTGACCCCAATTGAGTTGGTCTCGACATTCATCCTGCGTCCATTGACGCTCACCATTCGTTTGCTCGCCAACATGATGGCTGGCCACTTGTTGCTGGTGCTCTTCTTTAGCGCCACCAGCGCCCTGCTCGTCGCTGATGGATATTTGAAGATTTTTGCGTTGCCTGCTTTTGCAATGGGCTTTGCATTCACGCTCTTTGAAATCCTCGTCGCGGTACTGCAGGCCTACATCTTCACGCTTCTGACCGCTGTCTACATTGACGGTGCGACGAGCGAGGAGCACTAA
- a CDS encoding MraY family glycosyltransferase: MREYLLCLLAAAAVTYLTTPVVERIALRFKVMAAVRDRDVHAEPTPRLGGLAMFFGLLTGLLLASKLPKMGSVFGQADTPMALISGATVIVLLGIIDDKWGLDAPVKLAGQVLAAGLMAAQGISVIWLPFGGTFVVDPVTSVLLTVIIVLVCINAVNFVDGLDGLAAGIVAVAAGAFFAYSYLLSVELGIARATLATLVSALLFGMAVGFLPHNFYRARIFMGDTGSMLLGLLLAAATITLTGQIDPSVVAGPALLPTLLPLIIPLAVMAIPLIDLVMAVIRRTRAGKNPFSPDKQHLHHRLLEMGHSQVRAAFLMYAWTGLIAGTAVAVAFIPFVYAAIGFVIGLALLIWAVRRPVVTVHKEQADVPAIKDRFVP; this comes from the coding sequence ATGCGCGAATATCTGCTGTGTTTGCTGGCTGCTGCGGCGGTCACATACTTAACGACCCCGGTGGTCGAGCGGATTGCGCTTCGTTTCAAGGTGATGGCGGCAGTTCGCGATCGCGATGTGCATGCTGAACCCACGCCACGTCTTGGCGGTTTAGCAATGTTCTTCGGGTTGCTTACTGGCTTATTACTTGCGAGCAAGTTGCCAAAAATGGGTTCGGTGTTCGGCCAAGCTGACACACCAATGGCTTTGATTTCCGGTGCAACCGTGATCGTGCTGCTGGGCATCATCGATGACAAGTGGGGCTTAGATGCTCCCGTGAAACTTGCAGGTCAAGTCCTGGCAGCGGGTTTAATGGCAGCACAAGGCATCTCAGTAATTTGGTTGCCGTTTGGCGGCACCTTTGTTGTTGACCCTGTGACCAGCGTGCTGCTCACAGTGATCATTGTGTTGGTGTGCATCAACGCAGTGAACTTTGTTGACGGTCTTGATGGATTAGCCGCCGGCATCGTTGCGGTTGCTGCAGGTGCGTTCTTTGCGTATTCATATTTGTTGTCCGTTGAGTTAGGTATTGCTCGCGCGACATTGGCGACCCTGGTTTCAGCACTGCTCTTTGGTATGGCAGTGGGGTTCTTGCCACATAATTTTTATCGTGCCCGGATCTTTATGGGCGATACCGGTTCGATGCTCCTTGGTCTTTTGCTCGCTGCTGCAACGATTACCTTGACGGGCCAAATCGATCCAAGTGTTGTCGCTGGTCCAGCACTCTTGCCAACCTTGCTCCCGCTGATCATTCCGCTGGCTGTGATGGCGATTCCGTTGATCGATCTGGTTATGGCTGTGATTCGGCGCACCAGAGCGGGCAAGAATCCCTTTTCTCCAGATAAGCAGCATCTGCATCATCGACTCCTAGAAATGGGTCATTCCCAAGTTCGAGCAGCTTTCTTGATGTATGCCTGGACAGGTCTGATTGCTGGAACTGCTGTTGCTGTCGCTTTTATCCCGTTCGTCTATGCCGCAATTGGCTTCGTCATTGGTCTAGCCCTACTGATTTGGGCCGTTCGTCGACCCGTCGTGACTGTCCACAAGGAGCAGGCAGACGTACCTGCAATCAAAGATAGGTTTGTGCCGTGA
- a CDS encoding serine hydroxymethyltransferase, with translation MSTTPFWGPDFDALAQEDPEIANVLLAELERVRGGLQLIASENFTSPAVLAALGSILSNKYAEGYPGKRYYGGCAEVDIAENIGIARAKELFGAEHANLQPHSGASANIAVYGAFTKPGDTVMAMSLPHGGHLTHGSKVNFSGKWFNIVSYGVRQDTELIDYDEVRALAIQHKPKMIICGATAYPRLIDFEAFRSICDEVGAIMMVDAAHFIGLVAGKAIPSPVPYADVVSFTTHKVMRGPRGGMILCKAEHAAAIDKAVFPMMQGGPLMHAVAGKAVALKEAATPEYQAYAKQVIANAQALAAGLAAEGMRPVSGGTDTHLALIDLQGIGVNGTDAEARCDAARITLNKNAIPYDPQPPAVASGIRVGTPAVTTQGMGVPEMSVIAAAIGEAVRDVDGTKAPAIAERVSELTSRFPAYAR, from the coding sequence ATGAGCACCACGCCGTTCTGGGGACCAGACTTCGATGCGCTTGCGCAGGAAGATCCCGAAATCGCCAACGTATTGCTGGCAGAGCTTGAACGAGTGCGTGGTGGTCTTCAGCTCATTGCCTCGGAGAACTTCACCTCACCTGCAGTGCTCGCAGCGCTTGGCTCAATTTTGAGCAACAAATACGCAGAGGGTTATCCAGGCAAGCGTTACTACGGTGGCTGTGCTGAAGTCGACATTGCAGAAAACATCGGCATTGCTCGCGCGAAGGAGCTCTTCGGCGCTGAGCATGCCAACTTGCAGCCGCACAGTGGCGCAAGCGCAAACATCGCCGTATATGGCGCATTCACTAAGCCAGGTGACACCGTGATGGCGATGAGCCTTCCGCACGGCGGTCACCTCACCCATGGTTCGAAGGTGAACTTCTCAGGCAAGTGGTTCAACATCGTTTCGTACGGTGTTCGTCAAGACACTGAACTCATTGACTACGATGAAGTGCGTGCACTTGCGATTCAGCACAAGCCGAAGATGATTATCTGTGGCGCAACCGCGTACCCACGTTTGATTGATTTCGAAGCCTTCCGATCAATCTGTGATGAAGTCGGCGCAATCATGATGGTTGATGCGGCTCACTTCATTGGTTTGGTTGCCGGCAAGGCAATTCCTAGCCCGGTCCCGTACGCAGACGTCGTGAGTTTCACCACTCACAAGGTGATGCGCGGACCACGCGGCGGCATGATCCTTTGCAAGGCTGAGCATGCAGCGGCAATTGACAAAGCAGTGTTCCCAATGATGCAGGGCGGCCCACTCATGCATGCAGTCGCTGGTAAGGCCGTTGCACTCAAGGAAGCTGCAACTCCTGAGTATCAGGCGTATGCAAAGCAGGTTATTGCGAATGCACAAGCACTCGCAGCCGGTTTGGCTGCTGAAGGCATGCGCCCCGTCAGTGGTGGAACGGATACACACTTGGCACTCATTGATCTTCAGGGAATTGGTGTCAACGGCACTGATGCAGAAGCTCGCTGCGATGCCGCTCGAATTACGTTGAACAAAAACGCGATTCCTTATGATCCACAGCCACCTGCAGTTGCATCAGGGATTCGCGTTGGCACTCCAGCAGTGACCACACAAGGCATGGGTGTTCCAGAAATGTCAGTGATTGCTGCAGCAATTGGTGAAGCCGTGCGCGATGTTGACGGTACGAAGGCTCCAGCAATAGCAGAGCGCGTCAGCGAACTCACAAGTCGATTCCCGGCATACGCGCGCTAG
- a CDS encoding L-threonylcarbamoyladenylate synthase, whose product MLTLSCDAGAARDRAIATAVSAIKRGDLVFLPTESVYAVATDPFSRRGVAAIRAAKGQAPGSPLPLMVPSAQTVQGIATGVTATVQSLMQAFWPGPMTLLLPSQPSLAWDLPHELPVAVRMPLHPLTLAVLERTGPLIVTAANSVGEAAPKSLDHAVAQLGECAVVALDVGVLPESVFTSTVIDVTGVTPKVVREGALSITQVRELLPDLA is encoded by the coding sequence ATGTTGACCTTGTCGTGTGATGCAGGTGCTGCGCGCGATCGCGCTATTGCTACAGCAGTCAGTGCAATTAAGCGCGGTGATTTGGTTTTCTTGCCAACTGAATCGGTATACGCGGTTGCGACAGATCCGTTCTCGCGTAGGGGAGTGGCTGCAATACGTGCAGCAAAAGGTCAAGCACCTGGTTCACCTTTGCCATTGATGGTGCCAAGTGCACAAACAGTCCAAGGTATTGCCACAGGAGTCACTGCCACCGTGCAGTCATTGATGCAAGCCTTTTGGCCCGGGCCCATGACTTTGTTGCTGCCAAGTCAGCCGTCATTAGCGTGGGATCTACCTCATGAGCTACCTGTTGCTGTTCGGATGCCGCTTCATCCATTGACCTTGGCGGTACTTGAACGCACTGGCCCCTTGATCGTTACGGCGGCCAATTCTGTCGGCGAAGCAGCGCCAAAAAGCCTGGATCACGCGGTGGCCCAGCTGGGTGAATGCGCCGTAGTCGCACTTGATGTTGGCGTATTGCCAGAGTCAGTTTTCACCAGCACTGTGATTGATGTGACAGGTGTGACTCCAAAGGTTGTGCGTGAGGGTGCGTTATCGATCACACAAGTGCGCGAATTGCTCCCAGATCTGGCCTAG